Below is a genomic region from Brassica rapa cultivar Chiifu-401-42 chromosome A08, CAAS_Brap_v3.01, whole genome shotgun sequence.
CTGAGGGTCACTTATGACAAGTACATGAGTCCAGATCGAAGTAACATCGCACTCTTGAAACCCTTGGATAAGCTTCCTCTCTAAGTCGAACTCTATAAAAGCCATGGCGTGTCTCGCCAATCTAAAGGTATGTTCAGGTAGCTTGAAACTAGTGTTCTATTAGCTTTCTTTACTGGAACTGATCTTGTTCATGCGTACTCTGAAATTGCAGGGAGTCACATCTACATGGACTATAGCCAGTTATTAAAAAAGGCTAATGGTGATTCTTGATTAGGTGTGATGGTTTTCTGTGTGCTTAACAATGCTTTACTGTTTAAAATGATCATAAAGATAAAACTCCGATGTATTGACAAATTTTATAAAGTTCTGGAATAACATTGCACTTATATGATTCCTAAGAAGCTAAAAGTCAACCACATCTACTCGTGTAATATATTTTGAGCTTATGAGGGAAATTGAAGGCCAAGTTATCGACTTAATGCTCATTAATTTTGCCAGTACAGTCGAGTTTATACCGAGAAGTGCCTTGAAACTCTCCTTCAGCTTCCCATGGAACTCTAGGCACACCCTTGAGATTCTACCTGATGAGAATCATGTTCTCTGATGGTTGCCATACCCGGAAGATCTCAAGTGAAATGTCTCTGAACAAAATCTTCCCATGAAATCTGAGTGCCCAGAAGATTAATTTGTAATTATCAATCCCATTGAATATGTCCATTGGATCCACAAACGTTACATCATCCCTGTAAGAAAGATAAAACACAAACGTTACATCATCCCTGTAAGAAAGATAAATAATATGAATTTGTGAGGTAACACTCATTAATAGAGATCAAATCATGAAAAACTAATGGTCTTTCCACACATTAGCAATACCAAACTAGTCTTGTTTCGAAAGAAAGTAAGGTGAATTAGGTGTTCATGTTTCAACATTAGCAGACGGACTTCTATTACTTTCAACGGAATCATGACAATAATTCTTATAGTTTGGATACGTCAAAAGTAAGGTGAATTAGGTGTTGATGTCATGCATTCATTTAGTAATAGATACGAGACTAACATGGAGTTTATGAGTTTTGGGGAGCCACTAGATTGGGTGTCAAAAATAGTTAGTGAGATGTCAAAATCTGTATATGTCACATTAGTTTATATGTTCTCTTTGtttgctttaaaaaaattattattatgttcTTTCAGATTGAATACATTTGCATTTGTATTGGAAAAGAGTTAACGAAGCCAAAGAGGCAATGATTCTCTCTTCAATGACTTCACATCATCTTCCAAgttcttcatatgatcttgtTGGTGAGAGATCACAGCTCTTCCATCATCTCATTCTTATTCCAAGAAGGAGCGTATTTatttccaaaatatttaagttttgtttgtggAACACACAATTGTACGCAATGACCTTGATTATTTTCGACAAGCGGTACTCATGCATAACCCAATTAGTTTAGAGTATTGCCTTGGTTATACATTTTATCTTCAGCAAGTACAAATATcatttcattttgaaacatcaagCAATAGAAAGAAGTTAAGTTCATAGTTATTGAACCTCAAGCTAGAAGTTCTGTGAAATCAAACTGCACACAAAAAGCACTtaggagaaagaaagaaacatcaGTTTTCTGAACCCATGCTAATCATCACGAGCAACATAAACAACTCCCGAAGTCTCATCACAAAACATGTCGACAGCGCAGTTGCAGTGTATTACAAAAATGTGGAACATGTTACCCTCGAGAATAGACCCTACATTTAACTGGATGAAAGAACCCTCAATGTGAAAGTACCTATGTGATCTCAGAGTGACAAACACAGTGGTAAACCACATGTGTTGAAGTGGGAGTCCACTCAATATGAGAGATGCACAAAATTTGATCTGTCATTCTGCAAAAATTCAGGATAGAAAAGCAATTGAGTTAAAATGAGAATCGCTTTCATATTAATGTATACAAACCGATTGAACTTTTGTCAAATCTCATGAACACAAAGAAATGCAGACAAGCAAACATAAAAGTCACAAAGGTATGTTCTAGTATGATAAGGTTTTGGTTCACCTTGGTAATTAGTATATGAGAAAACTAAGAAGATATAATTATTAGCCATGAGATATGTTGTCCAGGCATCTGAACTTCTAACAAATGCATGAGGCTTACGTACGCAAGTTTAAGAATATGTAGGTATCAAAAGCTAAAAGGGTGgtaatgatgaagatgatggatTTGAAGACAAGATCAAATACCAGAggaaacataaacataaaacaCTTGCGGATAAATGATGCATAAGACACTGAGCAAAAAGAGAAAAGCCTCGGAAGAAAACTGATAGACTAGGGGGTGTTAttctttgatatattttaatagagtttaatatattattcaaatggtgattttaaaatattattcaatgaatgatttaaatcatattttaaaaatctagtgttatttaactttccaaaaaatttaaaattctttgtATTTTCAATTGATTTCAAATCGTCTCTCATGAAATCTCATGAATAAATGAGTGAACTCAAAATTCAAGATATACTGCAAAAATTTTAGAATTCTTCGACTTGAAcaatcttaaaattttaaaatttgatggaTTGGAAATCACTAATGACTTAAACAATCTTTAAATTTGATGGATTGGAAATTACTGATCGAACAACACCACCTAAAAACATCTTCGAGTTTTGTTCTCTTAAATTTTTATCAGCAAATCTCTGAGAATCCATGGTCATTAATGTTATTACTTTCAGTCTTGAAATAGAAAAGAGACTACAAAAGAAGCAATTATTTGTATCACTCttatttaatcatttttttttaacaactctTATTTAATCTTTAACGTGTTTGGAGTATACACATGATACACACACACCTAAAGGCATGCTGAATGGACACACCTATAAGTTTTCTAGCACTTATGGACACATAACAAAAGATAAGTTTTCTAGCACACACCTATAGTACTCATCTTTTGTTATGTGCCCATTCAGCATGCCTATTGGTGTCTACCATTCCACGTAAGgctataattttaatttccaaGCTGCCATTATATGCTAAATGTTCTCTCATCTTATCCACAAGCGATGCAAGACTTCTGCAGTAGAAATGCTCAAATGGAATGCCAAAGTTACACGTTTGTCAAAAAAGCTTAAAGCAGATACTAATGAAAACCAAGTCTCCTCCATGGCTCCTCTTTTTACTACGTTTCTCTTCTAACCATGCCCACAATTGAAGACTCGACTGCCACTATATTGTAATAATATATGCATCCGGAGAAATTCTATCGCCTTTGTTAAGGCAGAGAAGATTCTTCCAAAGATGCACAACCAATAATGGACCCACCAGCTGGAATGCACATTGGTTTAGTCTCTCTCCAATTCAAAGGCCTATCCAAAGGGTTACATACCCTCACCACAGACAATCTCACAATGTCAAACCTCCCTGCCCCTGATTCTTCCCATTTAAGAACCTTGCCTCCTATAACAAAGAGCTCATCCCTCAGAGCTGCAAACCCGTATCCAAAGGCCTCTAGCTCTCTCGGATGATTAGCAAGAACAACAGAAGGAACCGAACCAACATTGTACCATTCTCCTTCGTCTGTATCCCTCGTCTTGATCAAGCTCTCTCCCCAATCCACAATCGTGTACACTCTGTCATTCTTCATCACCTGAACAGCAAACTGCATGGCTCTGGAGAATGGCCAGATGTCTTCCACAGTGGACCAACTCATCTCTAACGGATTGAAGACTTCAGAGAAGCTTTGCTCTGCAAACCCCACCTGATCACTCAAAACATGAAAGGACCCTCTGTACGATAGCCCCGAGCAGTCCATCTGCGGTCTAGGCATTGCTGGTAGCTCCTCCCACCTGCAATACCAATGTCAGGGCCCCACTTTGATAGTTTCTTATCacatacaaaagtaaaaaagagTGTACATATACCTATCAGCCACAGGATCATAAACCTCAGCAGACGTAATCCCTCTAGAATGCGTTAGATTACGACCTCCAGCAACATAAACTTTCCCAGAGACAGCACAACAAGCGAAGTGAGTCCTCGGCGTCCGCATACTCGCAACCATCCTCCATTCTTTCTTAAACGGATCAAACCGCATGACATCTCCAGTGACAACAGGCTTCTGATGAGGAAACGAAGACACCGAAGGCGCGTAGCAACCTCCAATCACGAGAAGACAATTCGAAACGCAAACACAGGCAAAGCCAGAGTGATGCCAGCCGTCTTGAACAGCTCTAGTTCTAGGCAAGGGATGCCACCGATCAGCTTCGGGGTCGTAAGCAACCCACTGGTtcttggactgttcggtgagAACGAACAACCACGTGCCAGACCATCCGTTTCTGGATTTGAAGCAGGAGTAGTCTGCGCTGCGGAGTAAGTCTCTCCACCCTCTGGAGACGCACTCGAGGGCTCCGTGGTGGCCGTGAGAGAGTTTCGCTAAGCATCTTAAAGCTAAATCGTCAGGTAAGCCTGGTATGATAGATTGTTCTGTGGAGTCCCTAAGAACATTAACGATTTGGGTATAAACTGATTCCGTTTTAAGAAAAAGTATAGATCTTTGGATCAAGGAGATAAAGGTATGACTAATTAGAGAGTTGGCTTACATGATTTGAGCTCGAGAGATTGTGAATGAACTCTGCGATCTCCTTCTCGAACTTGCTTTAAGAAAACCAAAGTTTAAAACTTTCCTGAATCAAAACAACATAATCAATACCAAACGAATAAGCGAAAGAGAATCTACAATCAGATTGATCTATTAGAGGTGGAACCAAGCACACACCTCAAGGAGCAAATCAAGTTTCTGGAAACGGGAGACgggagagactagagagagaggaagaagacaaccGAAATGGATAGATCCATTTTAAATGGGTCAAAATACCTATCTGGTccttcatttataaatattttcgttTTGCAACACCTTACTTTCATAACTAGTTATTAAACCCAACATTCGACGTATCATGGATAAACGACGTCGTATAGTTTTGAAGATGATCAATAGAGTGCAGCTACGTAAGACAAAAGAGATCTCCCTAAACGCAAACGTGGAAGAGCAGATTATTTATTAAGATCAATGTAGCGATTTATCAAATAAGTTATGTTCATTGAATCAGGAGAAAGCAAAtacttaaatttatatttattttacaaatgaACCAACAAAGGCCATGCGAGAGAAGATAGCAACACAGGATGTCTTATAGTCGAAagttatattcttttttttctttttacatattCAAGATTGATGGAAAGTTTTTCCAGAATCTCCGGTGGATTTATTAAGCTCAGAACTCACGGTCAGGGAAGAGAATCGGAGCAACGACAGACCAGATGAAGAGACCAGCAGTGGCCCAGCTGGTGACAACACGGACCCACACAGACGGCCACCCGACATCCACCAGCTTGCCGCTTTCACCAACCGAAGTTGACCAACCAGTTAAGAGCATTGCAGAGTACATGCTCGCGAGGGAGAAGATGATGTGGAAGAATGCGTACGAGTATGTCACTGGCTTCTTCTGCTctttctcttccttctcttctgCTTTCCCGTCTAGTGGAAGCAGAGGCTTCCCTGAACATTTTCAACAAAGCGAAACCCGTTAAACTAAATGACTCCAAATATAAGCAGACAATGTTGAGAACTAAACAAGAGCCAAAGCAATAAACGGGAACAGGATCATTGTGGAAATATACCTGCACGGGGAGAATCAGGAGGGGAGAGAAGGGTGGTGGAAGAACCAGCACGAACAGCGGAATACACAACAGAGAGAACAGTTGTGAGTAACCCAATGGTCATAGTGCCTGTCGAAACAGCTTTGGAGTGTTTGTGGAGTCCATTGCATTCGTAATCTCTGGGTTCACTTGCAAGACCACTGTAACAGAGGTACATGCAGTAGAAAGATATAACTGATGCTGGTAGAATGCTTCCACCGACCTGCAAAACAAAGGTTAATTTGGTTTCATTGAGTTTGAAGATGAGAGAAACAACTAAAATGGGATGCAAAACTTACAGCGGGATGCAAGACTACAACAGCAAAGACGAATACAAAAATCAAAGTCATGACGATGAAGAAAGTGTTGAGTCCACAATCATGTCCAGACGGAGTAAACCAATGGAAGAGAAGTCCAGAGAAGACGAATGTTGCCAAGTAACATACAAGAGAAACAACTAGCAACGCAGCATACCTACATATAGAATTAGAACCTAGATTAGCAGTGGCATAACGAAGTCACATATAATTGCAAGTATTCATACTAACCAGAACTGTTCGTCGTAGCCAACCCATGTGTCATTCCACCCATGAACGAAATCCAAAAGAAGCACAACTTGAACCAGAAGAAAAAACCCAGCACCAAACTTCGACATTGACTCTGAAAAGATGTTAAATTGATTAGCATCAGGAGCATATAAACTAGATATAAGCAATGATAGATGGCACTCACCATAAAAGCTGATGACTTCATTGGGAACAAAGAACATCAAGATAACCAGTATGAACCAGCAGATAACTTTCATCATCCAACCACCGTGGTGTATACCATCACGAGGGTCTTTCTGCGTCTTCACACCAATCATCATAACCGATAGAATCGAGAAAAACACGAAATTGCCTAAGCTGACACGTAAGACAGCATCGGTCTCAAACCATTCACGATCAGGTGTCTTGTGAAAATGGTTAATCCCTGCATTAAAAAATGTGAATCATTAGCTCCACAAGCTAAAAAAAATCTTCACTAGAAGGGGAAAAAGAATACTTACAAGGGAGCTTCTCCATGAGAGGAGCAGCAACCTCACGGAGAATCCATGAAACGATTAAAGAAAGTGCAAAGAGACCACAGTAAGCAATTCTAGCAGAACGTCTGCTGATGCTTGAAACAACTGTACGGCAAGCATCGCATGCACAAGCAGCACAGCACGATGCTAGACAAGAAGCTGCCCACATCTTCGATGATCAAAGGTTGGATTCAATATTCACCTGCTGGAatgagaagaaaacacaaacacACATCATCAAATTCTTAAAACTCTGTTCTTCACATCTGATCATTGTTTATCAAGTTATCAACAAAAGCCCTAATTTTAATTATCACACAAAAGCCCTAATTTCAATTGTCGATCTAAACTTTACCTAAAGAAACTAGTTTGATCGGAATTGAGCTCAAGGAAGAAAACCTAATTCGATTCAAGCAAAGCGAAGATCGAGAATACCTTTTGTATATCGATATAAAGGCTTGAGCTTTCCTCTCTTCTTCAAAAGTAGAACACCTCGATGTTTCCTTGTTCTCGCTACCTAACAAGGAATGATTGGTAGTTTAATCAACGATACCAGATATAATGGACTTTTCTTATTAAGCCCACTAATGGCCCAACTAATGCTCAATACTAATATTCACCCAATATTAAGCCCACTAATGGCTGAACAAATGCCCAATATGCCACCTAACCAATCATGATGCAAAATGAAATGAATCTGTTATTGAATTTACTTTTTCTTCACCATCTGTTATTGATACATGCAGGtacataaaatatgaaaaaaagaaTCTGTGTCTTCCTGTAACTTTTGCTTTTGTAGAGTATCAGCTGGTTACTTGTAATCCAAATTTCATTCAAAATGGTAGATGTCACCAAAAATAGGTTCTAATTGTAGATGTAACCAAAATAGAGTAAATAGTAATAGTATATAGTAAACAACTTCTGGGTGCTGCAAGAGTCAGATCATATGCTATGTAAAGGCCATCTAGAACATGCCAATCATTATATATCCAAAAACATGCATGCCCATTCATTACACATCATCTTTAAAAATCAAAGTGGCAGCTAAACACGCATTatcgtttctctctctctctctctctctctctctctctctctctatctattttctaatttatcttttaaaatttaaatataaaatcactAGATTCCCGTCGTTTGTAACGGAGTTAATAAACCGCGTACGGCACCATCCGGCTAATCGCCACCGCTCGAAGCTACGGAGGAGATTGATTCAACCTCTCTCTATCTATATCGGAAACGTCTAACGGCGGACTAATTTACGTGTCGACGGAGCTAGAAGCAGCTTATCTTCTCCAGATCTCTAACCGATTCTCACCGCTTCCTGTTTCACCGGTTCGTTTTCTACATATAGCGATCCATTTCCTCAGCTATCGACACGAAATTACGATTATGTATCCTTCGATTGATCGCCTGTTTCTTCGAATCTGACGACGGGATCCATGGTTGATGATCGATTGAAAATGACGTTAAGCTTGATTTGTGCCTGTGATGCTAATTGATCGAAATGTTCACATAATTGATCTGGAGATTCGAATTGCTGTAGTAATTGGCTTACGGTTGATAAAAATCCAGATGGTTCTTTACACTCTGTTTCTCATTTTTTTACAGGTTGTGGTAATCAAAGCGATGGTTCTTGATGGGATTGTATCTTCACCATTGAGGAGACACCAGTCTCTAAAGAAGCAGTGGGATGAGCTTGGTAGCTGCTCAACCGTTGTTGACAGGCATCGATATCTCTTAACAGCATTGCTTCTTTTGGGCTTTCTCTGCACTGTTTATCTTTACTTTGCTGTCACTTTAGGTGCTAGGCACAACTCCTCCTGCTACGGCTTGGCTGGGAAAGAGAAGGCAATGTGTCAAGCCATCTCTAAAGGGAAACTCAAATTGTTTTGATAAATTGTTTTTGTGCCACTacattcttttttgttttttttattctataatgCCATTTGTGTGTAATTGTTTCATTACATGGTGAAAAACCAGAGATTTGTAACATAAACATCAAAAACATTTTCATTTCTGAACGTCATGTCTGAAAAAGTATTTGCTAGGTTTGAGCTTCTACCTGTTAACTTCACCAAGCCCGtctagctcagttggtagagcgcAAGGCTCTTAACCTTGTGGTCGTGGGTTCGAGCCCCACGGTGGGCGTATTGTTTTTTCAAGTcttgtcatttttttttccttttctggtTAACTCCGTTGTGTGTATGATAACTTCTTTTTATATGGTAAAAATATGATTGGTGGATGACACTTGTACAAATGCAATGACGAAAGTACATAAACTATAGAGGTTTTATCATTTGCATTTCACCAAAACATGGTTGAATTCTTAACatcttacccaaaaaaaaaggttgAATTACATCTCTAGTCTGCGATCGCTGACTATAGAATGTTACATTTGCTTGGTTCTCTATGTGAAAAAATAACAAAGCGTTTGTTCAAGCTAACAAAAAAACTTTTCCTTGTTGCCCTATTGTTGTATCTCAATCTAGCTAGCAATCAAGTCAAAACGAAACTCGTTCTGAAGATCCAGGCACAATGAATCTCTTCTAGGCCACCTTCAAATTCTTGTGTTTCCTAAACAAGAACATCAAACTCAAGCAGAGCATTTGTCCAACAATGTAGCCTCCTATAGCTCCATAACAAACACAT
It encodes:
- the LOC103836001 gene encoding F-box/kelch-repeat protein At1g16250, encoding MDSTEQSIIPGLPDDLALRCLAKLSHGHHGALECVSRGWRDLLRSADYSCFKSRNGWSGTWLFVLTEQSKNQWVAYDPEADRWHPLPRTRAVQDGWHHSGFACVCVSNCLLVIGGCYAPSVSSFPHQKPVVTGDVMRFDPFKKEWRMVASMRTPRTHFACCAVSGKVYVAGGRNLTHSRGITSAEVYDPVADRWEELPAMPRPQMDCSGLSYRGSFHVLSDQVGFAEQSFSEVFNPLEMSWSTVEDIWPFSRAMQFAVQVMKNDRVYTIVDWGESLIKTRDTDEGEWYNVGSVPSVVLANHPRELEAFGYGFAALRDELFVIGGKVLKWEESGAGRFDIVRLSVVRVCNPLDRPLNWRETKPMCIPAGGSIIGCASLEESSLP
- the LOC103836002 gene encoding serine incorporator 3, whose product is MWAASCLASCCAACACDACRTVVSSISRRSARIAYCGLFALSLIVSWILREVAAPLMEKLPWINHFHKTPDREWFETDAVLRVSLGNFVFFSILSVMMIGVKTQKDPRDGIHHGGWMMKVICWFILVILMFFVPNEVISFYESMSKFGAGFFLLVQVVLLLDFVHGWNDTWVGYDEQFWYAALLVVSLVCYLATFVFSGLLFHWFTPSGHDCGLNTFFIVMTLIFVFVFAVVVLHPAVGGSILPASVISFYCMYLCYSGLASEPRDYECNGLHKHSKAVSTGTMTIGLLTTVLSVVYSAVRAGSSTTLLSPPDSPRAGKPLLPLDGKAEEKEEKEQKKPVTYSYAFFHIIFSLASMYSAMLLTGWSTSVGESGKLVDVGWPSVWVRVVTSWATAGLFIWSVVAPILFPDREF
- the LOC103836004 gene encoding uncharacterized protein LOC103836004, coding for MVLDGIVSSPLRRHQSLKKQWDELGSCSTVVDRHRYLLTALLLLGFLCTVYLYFAVTLGARHNSSCYGLAGKEKAMCQAISKGKLKLF